From a single Pelobacter seleniigenes DSM 18267 genomic region:
- a CDS encoding zinc transporter ZntB, translated as MESALVSAYLLLGNGYGKALDATAAQAWAAEQGALWLHLDYTAVESHSWLRQQSGIDPLVLEAFLAEDTRPRCFSHPAGLLVILRGVNLNPGAEPDDMVSIRLWIEANRVISIRHRKLMAIEDIRSRLEQGNGPENCGDFLVQLSNGLAWRMADVLETMEDAVDELEDEVLERGTYELRGKLSAIRRQIIRLRRYLAPQREVMNRLQTEKNVILDEFDKAKLRETADQITRYVEDLDSAKDRAAVCQEELESRMGAQMNKTLYILSIITAVFLPLGLLTGLLGINVGGIPGSDNPLAFLLVCLLLLVIVVIQLLIFRRIRWV; from the coding sequence TCGGCCTATTTACTCCTTGGCAACGGCTATGGGAAGGCGCTTGACGCCACCGCAGCTCAGGCCTGGGCAGCTGAACAAGGAGCGCTTTGGCTCCATCTGGATTATACCGCTGTCGAGTCCCACAGTTGGCTGCGGCAGCAGAGCGGAATCGATCCGCTGGTTCTGGAAGCGTTTCTGGCTGAAGACACCCGGCCGCGCTGTTTTTCTCATCCTGCCGGGTTGCTGGTCATTCTGCGCGGAGTGAATCTCAATCCGGGGGCTGAACCTGATGATATGGTCTCGATCCGGCTCTGGATCGAAGCGAATCGGGTTATCTCTATCCGCCACCGTAAACTTATGGCCATCGAAGACATTCGCTCCCGGCTTGAGCAGGGTAACGGCCCTGAGAACTGCGGCGATTTCCTGGTTCAACTCAGTAATGGACTGGCTTGGCGCATGGCTGATGTCCTCGAGACCATGGAAGATGCCGTTGACGAGTTGGAAGATGAGGTGCTGGAACGCGGGACCTACGAGTTACGCGGCAAATTGAGCGCGATCCGCCGGCAGATCATTCGTTTAAGGCGCTATCTCGCTCCGCAGCGGGAGGTGATGAATCGACTGCAGACGGAAAAAAACGTTATCCTTGACGAGTTTGACAAGGCGAAGCTCAGGGAAACCGCCGATCAGATCACCCGCTATGTGGAGGATCTCGACTCAGCCAAGGATCGCGCTGCGGTCTGCCAGGAGGAACTGGAAAGCCGGATGGGGGCGCAGATGAATAAAACCCTCTATATCCTCTCCATCATTACCGCTGTTTTCCTGCCTTTGGGACTGTTGACCGGGCTGCTGGGAATCAATGTCGGTGGAATCCCTGGCAGCGACAACCCCCTTGCGTTTCTGCTCGTCTGTCTGCTCCTGCTGGTGATTGTGGTTATCCAGCTGCTGATTTTCAGGAGAATCCGCTGGGTCTGA